One Setaria viridis chromosome 5, Setaria_viridis_v4.0, whole genome shotgun sequence genomic region harbors:
- the LOC117855755 gene encoding LOB domain-containing protein 15 yields MSTERERLDEIGKKIKREPDTATLALAAASASTAPADSRVPRRVGLGLGGALNTVTPCAACKLLRRRCAQECPFAPYFSPHEPHKFAAVHKVFGASNVSKMLLEVAEGERADAASSLVYEANLRLRDPVYGCMGAISVLQQQVNALEAELEAVRAEILKHRYQQAGAAGASLVDDDTHATGSFVAPAPAPVHARDVVSVVETAGQGVAATAPGMSAVYVAEAEQRPSSNHYGALNNPSEHAAYFG; encoded by the exons ATGTCCACGGAGAG GGAGAGACTCGATGAGATCGGCAAGAAGATCAAGCGAGAGCCGGACACAGCcaccctcgccctcgccgccgcctccgcctccaccgcaccGGCCGACAGCCGCGTCCCCCGCCGCGTCGgtctcggcctcggcggcgccctCAACACCGTGACCCCCTGCGCCGCGTGcaagctcctccgccgccgctgcgcgcaGGAGTGCCCCTTCGCCCCCTACTTCTCGCCGCACGAGCCCCACAAGTTCGCCGCCGTCCACAAGGTCTTCGGCGCCAGCAACGTCTCCAAGATGCTCTTG gaggtggcggagggggaGAGGGCAGACGCGGCGAGCAGCCTGGTGTACGAGGCGAACCTCCGGCTGCGGGACCCGGTGTACGGCTGCATGGGCGCCATCTCcgtgctgcagcagcaggtgaACGCGCTGGAGGCCGAGCTGGAGGCGGTCAGGGCCGAGATCCTCAAGCACAGGTACCAGCAGGCCGGCGCCGCTGGGGCCAGCCTCGTTGACGACGACACGCACGCTACGGGCAGCTTCGTggctcctgcgccggctccgGTGCACGCGAGGGACGTGGTGTCGGTGGTGGAGACTGCTGGCCAAGGGGTCGCAGCCACCGCGCCGGGGATGTCGGCAGTGTACGTTGCCGAAGCCGAGCAGCGGCCCTCAAGTAATCACTATGGCGCTCTTAATAACCCAAGTGAGCATGCTGCATACTTTGGTTGA